In one Chlamydia sp. BM-2023 genomic region, the following are encoded:
- a CDS encoding HU family DNA-binding protein, protein MATMTKKKLISTISQDHKIHPNHVRTVIQNFLDKMTDALVKGDRLEFRDFGVLQVVERKPKVGRNPKNAAVPIHIPARRAVKFTPGKRMKRLIETPSKNS, encoded by the coding sequence ATGGCTACCATGACCAAGAAAAAACTGATCAGTACAATATCACAGGATCACAAGATTCATCCGAATCATGTGAGGACTGTAATCCAAAATTTTTTGGATAAAATGACAGATGCTCTAGTCAAAGGTGACAGGCTAGAGTTTAGGGATTTTGGTGTTTTGCAGGTTGTAGAAAGAAAACCTAAAGTAGGTCGCAACCCCAAAAACGCTGCCGTTCCCATTCATATTCCTGCGAGACGTGCCGTGAAATTTACTCCAGGAAAAAGAATGAAACGCTTGATCGAAACTCCTTCGAAGAATTCCTAA
- a CDS encoding acetyl-CoA carboxylase carboxyltransferase subunit alpha: MELLPHEKQVVEYEKTIAEFKEKNKKNSLLSSSEIQKLERRLDKLKEKIYSDLTPWERVQICRHPARPRSVNYIEGMCDEFVELCGDRAFRDDPAVVGGLAKIQGQRFMLIGQEKGCDTASRVHRNFGMLCPEGFRKALRLAKMAEKFGLPIVFLVDTPGAFPGLTAEERGQGWAIANNLFELARLKTPIIVLVIGEGCSGGALGMAIGDVIAMLEHSYYSVISPEGCASILWKDPKKNSEAAAMLKMHGEDLKQFAIVDVVIKEPVGGAHHDPAAVYRDVQDFILQEWLRLKDLSTEDLLEKRYQKFRTIGLYETSSESSPEA, from the coding sequence ATGGAGCTTCTTCCCCACGAAAAACAAGTGGTTGAGTACGAAAAAACGATTGCTGAGTTCAAAGAAAAAAATAAAAAAAATTCTTTACTATCCTCCTCCGAGATACAGAAATTGGAAAGGCGTCTAGATAAGTTAAAAGAAAAAATTTACTCCGATTTGACTCCTTGGGAGCGTGTGCAGATTTGCCGGCATCCCGCTCGTCCTCGCTCTGTGAATTATATAGAGGGGATGTGCGATGAGTTTGTTGAGCTATGTGGAGATCGGGCGTTCCGCGATGATCCTGCGGTTGTTGGCGGCCTAGCTAAGATCCAAGGACAAAGGTTCATGCTTATTGGTCAGGAAAAGGGGTGTGATACCGCTTCTCGAGTGCATAGAAACTTTGGGATGCTTTGTCCTGAAGGGTTTCGAAAGGCGCTACGCCTGGCAAAAATGGCCGAAAAGTTTGGTTTGCCTATAGTGTTTCTCGTGGATACTCCAGGGGCATTTCCTGGACTTACTGCTGAAGAGCGTGGTCAGGGGTGGGCAATTGCTAATAATCTTTTCGAGTTAGCTAGATTAAAAACTCCCATTATTGTTCTTGTTATTGGAGAAGGCTGTTCCGGGGGAGCCTTAGGCATGGCTATCGGAGATGTTATCGCCATGTTAGAACATTCCTACTACTCTGTAATTTCTCCTGAAGGCTGCGCTTCTATTCTTTGGAAAGATCCTAAGAAAAATAGTGAAGCAGCTGCCATGTTAAAAATGCATGGTGAGGATCTCAAACAATTTGCTATTGTGGATGTTGTTATTAAGGAGCCGGTAGGTGGTGCCCACCACGATCCCGCTGCTGTATATCGCGATGTTCAAGATTTTATACTTCAGGAATGGTTACGATTAAAAGACCTATCGACAGAAGATTTGTTAGAAAAGCGATATCAGAAATTTCGAACTATAGGTCTCTATGAAACTTCTTCTGAAAGCAGTCCTGAGGCATAA
- a CDS encoding ABC transporter ATP-binding protein — protein MKLLLKAVLRHKRHLALLGFSLLAILGLTVSSQAEIFSLGIIAKTGPDAFVLFARKENNRLIKEKELTQEQVLERWSAISHDSDTMTVAQANAYISQYGKGSASITSRLSRFISQYIDLTRFRSLAVYLIIIAIFKAVTLFFQRFLSQAVAIRVSCDLRRDYFGALQRLPMTFFHAHDMGNLSSRVITDSASIALAVNSLMINYVQAPITLALALAVCLSISWKFSLLVCIAFPVLILPIVFIARKIKALAKKIQKNQDNFSSVLLDFLAGILTVKVFRTESFAFKKYCDQNSQIASLEEKSAAYGLLPRPLLHTIASLFFAFVVIVGLYKFNIPPEELIVFCGLLYLIYDPVKKFGDENTNIMKGCAAAERFYEVLSHPDLYYEDQESKEFHGLQSHLQFCNVSFAYDNKKAVIKNLNFTITKGEAIGIVGPTGSGKTTITKLLPRLYEITQGDILLDGVSITEYSKSSLRNHIGCVLQNPFLFYDTIWNNLTCGKDIPEADVIAALKQAYAYEFVEKMPQGIHSLLEESGKNLSGGQQQRLTIARALLKNASILILDEATSSLDAISENYIKEIIGQLKGQCTQIIIAHKLSTLEHVDRVIYLEHGEKVAEGMKDELLMTCPAFLKMWELSGTKDWENPTQVSQELITPFSLS, from the coding sequence ATGAAACTTCTTCTGAAAGCAGTCCTGAGGCATAAAAGGCATCTAGCGTTATTAGGATTTTCTTTACTTGCTATTCTAGGATTAACAGTATCTTCGCAAGCGGAAATCTTTTCCTTGGGGATCATCGCTAAGACAGGGCCCGACGCCTTTGTCCTTTTTGCTCGTAAGGAAAATAATAGACTCATAAAAGAAAAAGAACTTACTCAAGAGCAAGTTTTAGAGAGGTGGTCCGCCATTTCTCATGATTCTGATACGATGACAGTTGCTCAAGCCAATGCCTATATTTCTCAATATGGAAAAGGCTCCGCATCTATCACAAGCAGATTATCACGCTTTATTTCACAATATATAGATCTAACACGGTTTCGTTCTCTCGCTGTATATTTAATCATCATAGCTATCTTTAAAGCGGTGACGCTATTTTTTCAGAGGTTTTTATCTCAGGCAGTGGCTATTCGTGTAAGTTGCGATCTCCGTAGGGATTATTTCGGAGCCCTACAGAGACTCCCAATGACATTTTTCCATGCTCACGATATGGGGAACCTCAGCAGCCGCGTGATTACAGACTCCGCAAGTATTGCGCTGGCTGTAAATTCATTAATGATTAACTACGTTCAAGCTCCTATAACTCTTGCTTTAGCGTTGGCGGTATGCTTGTCAATATCATGGAAGTTCTCTCTTCTTGTTTGCATTGCTTTTCCCGTGTTGATTCTTCCTATTGTTTTCATTGCTAGAAAGATCAAAGCTTTGGCAAAAAAAATACAGAAGAATCAGGATAATTTTTCCTCAGTACTTTTAGATTTCTTAGCGGGAATTTTAACAGTAAAAGTCTTTCGAACGGAGTCTTTTGCCTTTAAGAAATATTGCGATCAAAATAGCCAAATAGCTTCCTTAGAAGAGAAAAGTGCCGCATACGGTTTACTTCCAAGACCATTATTGCACACCATAGCCTCATTGTTTTTTGCTTTTGTGGTAATTGTTGGTCTCTATAAATTTAATATTCCTCCCGAAGAGCTCATTGTTTTTTGTGGGCTGCTCTATCTTATTTACGATCCCGTAAAAAAATTCGGGGATGAAAATACCAATATCATGAAGGGCTGCGCAGCAGCAGAAAGATTTTACGAGGTACTTTCTCATCCTGATCTTTACTATGAAGATCAGGAAAGCAAGGAGTTTCATGGATTGCAAAGTCACTTGCAATTTTGCAATGTTTCCTTTGCGTACGATAATAAGAAGGCAGTTATCAAAAACCTCAACTTTACAATAACGAAAGGTGAGGCAATAGGAATCGTTGGACCTACAGGATCGGGGAAAACAACAATTACGAAACTCCTTCCTAGACTATATGAGATTACTCAAGGCGATATTCTTTTAGATGGGGTGTCAATTACAGAATACAGTAAATCCTCACTTAGAAATCATATAGGCTGTGTTTTACAAAATCCTTTTCTATTTTATGACACTATTTGGAATAACCTTACCTGCGGTAAGGATATCCCAGAAGCAGATGTTATTGCTGCTTTGAAGCAGGCATATGCTTACGAATTTGTTGAGAAGATGCCTCAGGGAATACATAGCTTGCTTGAAGAATCCGGAAAAAATCTTTCTGGAGGACAGCAGCAAAGATTAACAATAGCACGTGCGTTATTGAAAAATGCCTCTATTTTAATTTTAGATGAGGCGACCTCTTCATTAGACGCTATTAGTGAAAACTATATTAAAGAGATTATAGGGCAGCTAAAAGGACAGTGCACACAGATAATCATTGCTCATAAGCTTTCAACTTTAGAACATGTCGATAGAGTAATTTATTTAGAACATGGTGAGAAAGTCGCTGAAGGAATGAAAGACGAGCTTTTAATGACCTGTCCGGCTTTCTTGAAAATGTGGGAGCTATCAGGAACTAAAGATTGGGAGAACCCCACTCAGGTAAGCCAGGAGCTTATTACGCCATTTTCATTGAGCTAA
- a CDS encoding MqnA/MqnD/SBP family protein yields the protein MIVSAAFSLCPNDIFLFRSFLERHEGFPLFHQVTIADIETLNSLALENRCALVKVSAALFPKICHNYNLMEVGNIIGYGVGPLLLSVDPKAPLTTIATPGASTTAHLLCKIFYPSAELLPMKYSEILPKMLRGDITAGVIIHEERFSYGLKLFLRADLGKLWEEKTQLPLPLGCLAIKKTIPQPIADVLTLALRKSLFLSLKDSPRAINKALEYSRDKNSEVIQKFINTYVNDETLVLSNLGKQAFEKLSSYVSCAI from the coding sequence ATGATAGTCTCAGCAGCATTTTCTCTTTGCCCGAATGATATTTTTTTATTTCGTTCCTTTTTAGAGCGTCATGAAGGCTTCCCGCTGTTCCATCAAGTTACTATCGCTGATATCGAAACTCTAAACTCATTAGCTTTAGAAAATCGCTGTGCGTTGGTAAAAGTTTCCGCAGCGCTATTTCCAAAGATTTGCCATAACTATAATCTTATGGAAGTAGGCAACATTATTGGTTATGGCGTAGGTCCTTTACTTTTATCTGTAGATCCTAAAGCTCCATTAACAACTATAGCAACTCCAGGAGCATCTACAACTGCTCATTTACTCTGTAAAATATTCTATCCTAGCGCCGAACTTCTCCCTATGAAATATAGTGAAATTCTTCCTAAGATGCTTCGTGGTGATATAACAGCAGGAGTAATAATTCATGAGGAAAGATTTAGTTATGGATTAAAGTTATTCCTAAGGGCAGACCTTGGAAAGCTGTGGGAAGAAAAAACACAACTTCCTCTACCTTTAGGATGCCTCGCCATAAAAAAAACAATTCCTCAACCTATTGCTGATGTACTAACATTGGCATTAAGAAAATCTCTATTTTTATCATTAAAAGACTCCCCTAGAGCTATAAACAAAGCTCTAGAATACTCCAGAGATAAAAATAGCGAGGTTATTCAAAAGTTCATTAATACTTATGTTAATGATGAAACACTTGTACTATCGAATTTAGGAAAACAAGCCTTCGAGAAATTATCAAGTTATGTCAGCTGCGCTATCTAG